In Salinisphaera sp. LB1, one genomic interval encodes:
- a CDS encoding pilus assembly protein PilP: MTGFRSMHRAARWAGVIGLCAVLGACGSNTDDLASFVARIKARPAPPVKPMPKIASYKPYTYKPAGRRSPFAAPGNHAPANDNGVRPNLDRPLDPLEQFPLDALRMVGTITSNGVTYALIAAPDQVVHRVAPGDHMGRHYGRVDTISPAGVTLTEIVPDGNGGYTKQGATLAPPQQ; this comes from the coding sequence GTGACGGGGTTTCGATCCATGCATCGCGCCGCACGATGGGCCGGGGTCATCGGCCTGTGCGCCGTGCTGGGCGCCTGTGGATCGAACACGGACGACCTGGCCAGCTTCGTTGCCCGCATCAAGGCGCGACCGGCACCGCCGGTCAAGCCCATGCCGAAAATCGCCAGCTACAAGCCCTACACCTATAAACCGGCGGGCCGCCGCTCACCGTTCGCCGCGCCGGGCAACCACGCGCCCGCCAACGATAACGGCGTGCGCCCGAATCTCGACCGGCCGCTTGATCCGCTCGAACAGTTTCCGCTGGATGCCCTGCGCATGGTGGGCACGATCACCAGCAACGGCGTGACCTACGCCCTGATCGCCGCCCCCGACCAAGTGGTGCATCGCGTCGCCCCCGGCGACCACATGGGACGCCACTACGGCCGGGTCGACACGATCAGCCCGGCGGGCGTCACGCTCACCGAGATCGTGCCCGACGGCAACGGCGGCTACACCAAGCAAGGCGCGACGCTCGCGCCGCCGCAGCAATGA
- the aroK gene encoding shikimate kinase AroK encodes MALNPNIYLVGPMGAGKTTVGRRIAELKGMTFVDSDQEVEKRTGVDISFIFDMEGEEGFRKRERDMIAELSEQPNTVMATGGGAVLDPSTRDLLSARGVVVYLETSLEQQLARTRKSNSRPILAGSEDLEATLTQLMEVRDPLYRSIADVVVTTGDQQARKLAREIVEQLEAIGTA; translated from the coding sequence ATGGCATTAAACCCGAACATCTATCTGGTCGGCCCCATGGGGGCCGGCAAAACCACGGTGGGCCGGCGTATCGCCGAGCTCAAGGGCATGACGTTCGTCGACTCCGATCAGGAAGTCGAAAAGCGCACCGGCGTGGATATCTCCTTCATCTTCGACATGGAAGGTGAAGAAGGTTTCCGCAAGCGCGAACGTGACATGATCGCGGAATTGTCGGAACAGCCCAACACCGTCATGGCCACGGGCGGCGGCGCCGTGCTTGACCCGAGCACGCGCGATCTGCTGTCCGCCCGCGGCGTCGTGGTCTATCTCGAGACCTCGCTGGAGCAGCAGCTTGCGCGCACGCGCAAGTCCAACAGCCGGCCCATCCTGGCGGGCAGCGAGGATCTGGAAGCCACGCTCACCCAGCTGATGGAAGTTCGCGACCCGCTATATCGCTCGATTGCCGACGTCGTGGTCACCACGGGCGATCAACAGGCGCGCAAGCTCGCCCGCGAAATCGTCGAGCAGCTGGAAGCCATCGGCACGGCCTGA
- a CDS encoding GntR family transcriptional regulator, translating into MSSSHSDENLSPRRSLRTGQAVDDMVAVLSEEIVSGQWPPGSRLPAQHIARRFSVSRTPVREALSQLCAMGLAESRPHRGVITAQISQSGLLAMFEAMAELEACCARLSAQRMTLAERHQLSAMHEGSRDLRISTRSNEYAAFNDEFHSFIYQGSKSDYLIELTLSTRARLAPFRHTQFRVARRPEHSFAEHSEIVAAISAGHAERAAEAVRQHVLAVAHVSSDYVAARSRSGESPCPD; encoded by the coding sequence ATGTCGTCATCGCATTCGGATGAAAACCTGTCGCCGCGTCGGTCCCTGCGGACCGGTCAGGCGGTCGACGACATGGTGGCGGTGTTGTCGGAAGAAATCGTGTCCGGCCAATGGCCGCCGGGCAGCCGGCTGCCGGCCCAGCACATCGCGCGACGTTTCTCGGTGTCGCGAACGCCGGTTCGGGAAGCGCTGAGTCAGCTCTGTGCCATGGGGTTGGCTGAAAGCCGGCCCCACCGCGGTGTGATCACCGCACAGATATCGCAGAGCGGCCTGCTCGCCATGTTCGAAGCGATGGCGGAGCTGGAAGCGTGTTGTGCACGGCTGAGTGCGCAGCGCATGACGCTCGCCGAACGCCATCAGTTGAGTGCGATGCATGAAGGCTCGCGCGATTTGCGGATATCCACGCGCTCGAATGAATACGCTGCCTTCAACGACGAATTCCACTCGTTCATCTATCAGGGCTCGAAAAGCGATTATTTGATCGAGTTGACGCTGTCGACCCGCGCCCGACTGGCGCCTTTTCGTCACACCCAGTTCCGGGTCGCACGCCGTCCTGAACATTCCTTCGCCGAGCACAGCGAGATCGTTGCGGCGATCTCCGCGGGGCATGCCGAGCGCGCCGCCGAGGCCGTGCGCCAGCACGTGCTGGCGGTTGCCCACGTGTCGAGCGACTACGTTGCCGCCCGTTCCCGGTCCGGAGAATCACCGTGCCCCGATTGA
- the aroB gene encoding 3-dehydroquinate synthase, whose protein sequence is MSDTPAATTLRVELDTRAYDILIGPGLIGRAAAYDGAIRGQQVLIVTNDTVARHYREPVEAALRDAGHAVDTLILPDGEAHKSMATLDTIAEHLLAHGYGRDATVVALGGGVIGDLAGFAAAIYQRGIDFVQVPTTLLAQVDSSVGGKTGVNHRLGKNMIGAFHQPKRVLADIDVLATLSAREFAAGMAEVIKYGLIRDAHFFDWLEANMAGINAREPALITEIIRRSCANKAEVVVADEREAGQRALLNLGHTYGHALEAELGYGAWLHGEAVAAGMCMAADTSRRLGWLSAAHVARIETVIAAAGLPTAPPSETSARRILDLMQRDKKVTAGALRLVLLTDIGQAVIYENYGAALDDTLHHYLAA, encoded by the coding sequence ATGAGTGATACCCCTGCCGCAACCACCCTGCGCGTCGAACTCGATACCCGTGCCTACGACATCCTCATCGGCCCTGGGCTGATCGGCCGGGCCGCCGCCTACGACGGGGCGATCCGCGGCCAGCAGGTGCTCATCGTGACCAACGACACGGTCGCGCGCCATTACCGCGAACCGGTCGAGGCCGCATTGCGTGACGCCGGGCACGCGGTCGATACGCTGATTCTACCCGACGGCGAAGCCCATAAATCGATGGCCACGCTCGACACGATTGCCGAGCACCTGCTGGCCCACGGCTACGGGCGCGACGCGACCGTGGTCGCCCTCGGCGGCGGCGTCATCGGCGATCTGGCCGGATTCGCCGCCGCGATCTACCAGCGCGGCATCGATTTCGTCCAGGTGCCGACCACGCTGCTGGCCCAGGTCGATTCCTCGGTCGGCGGCAAGACCGGCGTGAATCATCGCCTGGGCAAGAACATGATCGGCGCCTTCCACCAACCGAAGCGCGTGCTGGCCGACATCGACGTGCTCGCCACCCTGTCCGCGCGCGAATTCGCCGCGGGCATGGCCGAGGTCATCAAGTACGGCCTGATCCGCGACGCCCACTTCTTCGACTGGCTGGAGGCGAACATGGCCGGCATCAACGCGCGCGAGCCGGCGCTGATTACCGAGATCATCCGTCGCTCCTGCGCTAATAAGGCCGAGGTGGTGGTGGCCGACGAGCGCGAAGCCGGCCAGCGCGCCCTGCTCAATCTCGGCCATACCTATGGTCACGCGCTCGAGGCCGAACTCGGTTACGGCGCCTGGCTACACGGCGAGGCCGTGGCCGCAGGCATGTGCATGGCGGCCGACACGTCGCGGCGGCTGGGCTGGCTAAGCGCGGCGCATGTCGCGCGCATCGAAACGGTGATTGCCGCCGCCGGCCTGCCGACCGCCCCGCCGAGCGAGACCTCGGCCAGGCGCATTCTCGACCTGATGCAGCGTGACAAGAAAGTCACCGCCGGCGCGCTGCGCCTGGTGCTGCTGACCGATATCGGACAGGCTGTGATTTACGAAAACTATGGTGCGGCGCTGGACGATACACTGCACCATTATCTGGCCGCCTGA
- the pilQ gene encoding type IV pilus secretin family protein: MTHRSRSLPALALLVAACLALLAPVGAMAGPAAGSLALQSISTAAGSGDRVSLRFKLSGPAPSPSVFTVEKPARISIDLPHTTLALDKRYQRIAEGPVQAVTAAAADGKTRVVIELTQMVNYHIQRQGDELIVHLGGPAHAPAAPNAQTATQSSSGAEHDTASPSGPASAIENIDFRRGDQGAGRIEITLNGTNAPVDITRKDGKIVVRLQGIQLPAHLARRLDVTDFATPVRTVDAMSRGDNTRIVITPAKGAQFQRLAYQTGNHLYIELQPLTSAQKKQREQAHPQYNGKKISLSFQNIKIRSVLQIIADVANVNMVVSDSVSGTIALQLDDVPWDQALDIILNAKGLGMTRNNNVITVAPLTEIANREKAKAAAREATNNLAPLHSEIIQINYARASDIANILKSDTAAPHGTASSGGGNAAPSGNAGGSGNNQSLLSPRGHVTVDDRTNSLLVTDTREKLDQIRSLIDRLDIPVRQVLIESRIVIANRDFTRSLGISQTGVNNSKLNNALSAQSSGSLGSAYGANNGGYSVSLPATSATSLLSASIISDTFSLNLQLSAMESEDNGEIISSPRIITADGQEANIEQGQEIPYQSGTVGSNQGTSVQFKKAVLSLDVTPKITPNKKVIMNLKVTQDSVGKYVPTSQGGSVPSIDTRSLTTQVLVDNGDTVVLGGIFEQTNRDTTGDVPFVSKVPLLGALFKNHSRQRNKQELLVFVTPKILQNNLTADSH; encoded by the coding sequence ATGACCCACCGATCCCGCTCCCTGCCAGCGCTCGCCCTGCTGGTCGCCGCGTGCCTGGCGCTGCTGGCGCCCGTCGGCGCCATGGCCGGCCCCGCCGCCGGGTCGCTCGCGCTGCAATCGATCAGCACCGCGGCCGGCAGTGGCGATCGTGTCAGCCTTCGCTTCAAGCTGTCCGGGCCAGCACCATCGCCATCGGTATTCACGGTCGAGAAGCCGGCGCGTATATCCATCGATCTGCCCCATACCACGCTCGCGCTCGACAAACGCTATCAGCGCATCGCCGAGGGCCCGGTCCAGGCGGTCACCGCCGCGGCCGCCGATGGCAAGACCCGTGTGGTGATCGAACTCACGCAGATGGTCAACTACCACATCCAGCGCCAGGGCGACGAGCTGATCGTCCACCTCGGCGGCCCGGCGCACGCACCGGCCGCGCCGAACGCACAGACTGCCACGCAAAGCTCCTCGGGCGCCGAGCACGATACCGCCTCGCCTTCGGGGCCGGCCTCGGCGATCGAGAACATTGACTTCCGGCGCGGCGATCAGGGCGCCGGCCGTATCGAGATCACCCTCAACGGCACCAACGCACCGGTCGACATCACGCGAAAGGACGGCAAGATCGTGGTGCGTCTGCAGGGTATCCAGCTGCCCGCACACTTGGCCAGGCGTCTCGACGTCACCGATTTCGCCACGCCCGTACGCACGGTCGACGCCATGTCGCGCGGCGATAACACGCGCATCGTCATCACCCCGGCCAAGGGCGCACAATTCCAGCGGCTGGCCTATCAGACCGGCAATCATCTCTACATCGAACTGCAGCCGCTCACCAGCGCCCAGAAGAAACAGCGCGAGCAGGCCCACCCACAGTACAACGGCAAAAAGATCTCGCTGTCGTTCCAGAACATCAAAATTCGCTCGGTGCTGCAGATCATTGCCGACGTGGCCAACGTGAACATGGTGGTCTCGGATAGCGTATCCGGCACCATTGCCCTGCAGCTCGACGACGTCCCCTGGGATCAGGCACTGGATATCATTCTCAATGCCAAGGGCCTGGGCATGACGCGCAATAACAATGTGATCACGGTCGCGCCGCTGACTGAGATCGCCAATCGCGAAAAAGCCAAGGCTGCCGCCCGCGAGGCGACCAACAATCTCGCCCCGCTGCATTCCGAGATCATCCAGATCAACTACGCCCGCGCCTCGGACATCGCCAACATTCTGAAATCCGATACCGCGGCGCCGCACGGCACGGCATCTTCGGGCGGCGGCAACGCCGCACCGTCGGGTAACGCCGGCGGCTCGGGCAACAACCAGTCCCTGCTTTCACCGCGCGGTCATGTCACGGTCGACGATCGCACCAACAGCCTGCTGGTTACCGACACACGCGAAAAACTCGACCAGATCCGCAGCCTGATCGATCGTCTCGACATCCCTGTCCGCCAGGTGCTGATCGAGTCACGCATCGTGATCGCCAATCGCGATTTCACCCGCAGCCTGGGTATTTCCCAGACCGGCGTGAACAACTCCAAGCTGAATAACGCCCTGAGCGCCCAGAGTTCAGGCTCGTTGGGCAGTGCCTACGGCGCCAATAACGGCGGCTATTCGGTCAGTCTGCCGGCAACCAGTGCCACGAGCCTCCTTTCGGCCAGCATCATCTCCGACACGTTCAGCCTTAACCTGCAGCTGTCGGCCATGGAGTCGGAGGATAACGGCGAGATCATCTCCTCGCCGCGCATCATCACCGCCGACGGCCAGGAAGCGAACATCGAACAGGGCCAGGAAATTCCTTATCAGTCCGGCACCGTGGGCAGCAATCAGGGCACGAGCGTCCAGTTCAAGAAAGCGGTGCTCAGCCTCGACGTCACGCCCAAGATCACGCCGAACAAGAAAGTCATCATGAACCTGAAGGTCACCCAGGATTCGGTCGGCAAATACGTCCCGACCTCCCAGGGCGGCTCGGTGCCGTCGATCGACACCCGCAGCCTCACCACCCAGGTCCTGGTTGATAACGGCGACACCGTGGTGCTCGGCGGCATTTTCGAACAGACGAATCGCGATACCACGGGCGATGTCCCGTTCGTGAGCAAGGTCCCGCTGCTGGGCGCTCTGTTCAAGAACCATTCGCGTCAACGCAACAAGCAGGAACTGCTGGTCTTCGTCACACCGAAGATACTGCAGAACAATCTGACGGCGGACAGCCACTGA
- the pilM gene encoding type IV pilus biogenesis protein PilM gives MGRLTNSIRRRRGLMGVDISATRVKLLELDRTGDEFRVLAYASEAVPEGAIRNFQILDAEAVARATLRALERSGSRTRDAAIAVSGPSVISKTILMPASLDDAEMEQQIHFDAEHHIPHPIEEVNLDFQVLEPDPDNAQFNRVLLVACRRDNIEMRTAAIEMAHMRVQLVDVEEYALQNACTLLLSRIEGVSDADSVAVFDIGSDTTRLTIQRQGRSLYAREIGFGGAALDAALMERYETPDVDALRAQLRSGRISAPDIAENVREFAERLAVHIDRTLTFYQSASSGGDEPIDHVVLVGASTLYPGLHDALAQLLPWPVSLGNPLGGMLASAAARRNHVDSDAPSLMVAAGLALRGAV, from the coding sequence ATGGGGAGATTGACGAATTCGATACGGCGCCGCCGCGGGCTGATGGGGGTCGATATCAGCGCCACGCGGGTCAAGCTGCTCGAGCTGGATCGCACCGGCGACGAGTTCCGGGTGCTGGCCTATGCCAGCGAGGCCGTGCCCGAAGGGGCGATCCGCAACTTCCAGATCCTCGACGCCGAAGCCGTCGCACGCGCGACCCTGCGTGCACTCGAGCGCAGCGGCAGCCGGACGCGCGATGCCGCGATCGCGGTGTCCGGGCCGTCGGTGATCAGCAAGACCATTCTGATGCCGGCCAGCCTCGACGACGCCGAGATGGAACAACAGATCCATTTCGATGCGGAGCACCATATCCCGCACCCCATCGAGGAGGTGAATCTGGATTTCCAGGTGCTCGAACCGGATCCGGATAACGCCCAGTTCAACCGTGTGCTGCTGGTCGCCTGCCGGCGCGACAACATCGAGATGCGCACTGCCGCGATCGAGATGGCCCACATGCGGGTGCAGCTCGTGGATGTCGAGGAATACGCACTGCAGAATGCCTGCACGCTGCTGTTGAGCCGGATCGAGGGTGTGTCGGATGCCGACAGCGTGGCCGTGTTCGACATCGGGTCCGATACCACACGCCTGACGATCCAGCGCCAAGGTCGCAGCCTGTACGCGCGCGAAATCGGTTTTGGCGGGGCCGCGCTCGACGCCGCCCTGATGGAACGCTACGAAACACCGGACGTCGATGCCCTGCGAGCCCAGTTGCGTAGCGGCCGGATCAGCGCACCGGATATCGCCGAAAACGTGCGTGAATTCGCCGAACGGCTGGCGGTACACATCGACCGCACGCTGACCTTCTACCAGTCCGCCTCCAGCGGGGGCGACGAGCCGATCGATCACGTGGTATTGGTTGGCGCGTCCACGCTCTACCCCGGCCTGCACGACGCGCTGGCCCAATTGTTGCCCTGGCCCGTGAGCCTGGGCAATCCGCTCGGCGGCATGCTGGCGAGCGCGGCGGCACGCCGCAATCACGTCGATAGCGACGCCCCGAGCCTGATGGTCGCCGCCGGCCTGGCTCTGCGAGGTGCTGTATGA
- a CDS encoding PilN domain-containing protein translates to MSHPQTLAVRINLLDWRAEQREYKRKRFIAQLVGAAVATVIVVGILPVIYYDHLIDAQQARNHYLQQQIATADKQLAEIRELKKTREDLINRMQVIGELQRSRSAIVHYFDQLTATIPDGVYLTGLDEKGTTTTLDGVAESNARVSEYMTNLDNSPWFTNPRLIVIKRDDSHGKRRADFTLKVDSTSPDQTQNGTSGDAAGKGRAS, encoded by the coding sequence ATGAGCCATCCGCAGACCCTGGCTGTACGCATCAACCTGCTGGACTGGCGCGCCGAACAGCGTGAATACAAGCGCAAGCGCTTCATCGCGCAACTCGTGGGCGCCGCCGTCGCCACCGTCATCGTGGTCGGCATATTGCCGGTGATCTACTACGACCATCTGATCGATGCACAGCAGGCGCGCAACCACTATCTGCAGCAACAGATCGCGACCGCCGACAAGCAGCTCGCCGAGATCCGCGAACTGAAAAAGACCCGCGAGGATCTGATCAACCGCATGCAGGTGATCGGCGAGTTGCAGCGCTCACGCTCGGCTATCGTCCACTACTTCGATCAACTGACCGCGACCATTCCCGATGGCGTCTATCTGACCGGGCTGGACGAGAAGGGCACGACCACCACGCTCGACGGCGTGGCCGAATCCAACGCGCGCGTGTCGGAGTACATGACCAACCTGGACAATTCGCCCTGGTTCACCAATCCCCGGCTGATCGTGATCAAGCGCGATGACAGCCACGGCAAGCGCCGGGCGGATTTCACGCTCAAGGTCGATAGCACCTCGCCCGATCAGACGCAGAACGGCACTTCGGGCGACGCCGCCGGCAAAGGGCGTGCGTCATGA
- a CDS encoding type 4a pilus biogenesis protein PilO: MRPLSEYIDELRSLDQNNIGSWPTWAYGLAISVVSLVIMLIAAWYFVLPKRDALADARHQESQLKESFRVKQAMVANLGAYRDQLATMQTEFGNLLAQLPSKTEVPSLLRDVSQTRSANGLDEELFKPEPEVTKDFYAVLPNDLIVTGDFHHFATFVSDVAALPRIVTISNVHIRPVGKSSRHAAQSEQGKGPLRMSLTASTYRYLGDTTGTQDHGKDGKGKS; the protein is encoded by the coding sequence ATGAGGCCGCTTAGCGAATACATCGACGAGCTGCGCAGCCTCGACCAGAACAATATCGGCAGCTGGCCGACCTGGGCCTATGGCCTGGCAATCTCGGTGGTGTCACTCGTGATCATGCTGATCGCGGCCTGGTACTTCGTGCTGCCCAAGCGCGATGCGCTGGCCGATGCCCGGCACCAGGAAAGCCAGCTCAAGGAATCGTTCCGCGTCAAGCAGGCGATGGTGGCCAACCTCGGGGCCTATCGTGATCAGCTGGCCACCATGCAGACCGAGTTCGGCAATCTGCTGGCCCAGCTGCCAAGCAAGACCGAGGTACCGAGCCTGCTGCGCGATGTCTCGCAGACCCGCTCGGCCAACGGCCTCGACGAGGAATTGTTCAAGCCCGAACCCGAAGTGACCAAGGATTTCTACGCCGTACTGCCGAACGACCTGATCGTCACCGGCGACTTCCATCATTTCGCCACGTTCGTCTCCGATGTCGCCGCGCTGCCGCGTATCGTGACCATCAGCAACGTGCATATCCGGCCGGTCGGCAAGAGCAGCAGACACGCCGCGCAGAGTGAGCAGGGCAAAGGCCCGCTGCGCATGAGCCTGACCGCCAGCACTTATCGCTATCTCGGCGACACCACCGGCACGCAGGATCACGGCAAAGACGGGAAGGGCAAGTCGTGA
- a CDS encoding RDD family protein: MRQPETGSAWIYAGFWIRVWASIIDSALLLFLVFPLLSLIPGAARANRAAPQLFTASGRINFDALALAPPGPLHVVLYWLLPAVVVVIFWLTREATPGKMAIGARVVDAETGERLRTAQSILRYLGYYVSTLPLGLGLIWVGIDSRKQGWHDKIAGSVVVRRRRTVEPVRFEAADDASSPQTGWNNE, encoded by the coding sequence ATGAGGCAGCCGGAAACCGGCAGCGCGTGGATCTATGCCGGATTCTGGATCCGTGTATGGGCGTCGATCATCGATAGCGCGCTCCTGCTGTTTCTGGTCTTCCCGCTGCTGTCGCTGATTCCCGGGGCCGCGCGAGCAAACCGCGCGGCCCCGCAGCTGTTTACCGCTTCGGGACGCATCAACTTCGACGCGCTCGCCCTGGCGCCGCCCGGGCCGCTGCATGTGGTTCTGTACTGGCTATTGCCGGCGGTCGTCGTCGTCATCTTCTGGCTAACCCGCGAGGCCACGCCCGGCAAGATGGCGATCGGCGCCCGCGTGGTCGATGCCGAAACCGGTGAGCGCCTGCGCACCGCGCAATCGATCCTGCGCTATCTGGGCTACTACGTCTCCACCCTGCCGCTCGGCCTCGGCCTGATCTGGGTGGGTATTGATTCGCGCAAACAGGGCTGGCACGACAAAATCGCCGGCAGCGTGGTCGTGCGTCGTCGGCGCACGGTCGAGCCTGTTCGCTTCGAAGCCGCCGATGACGCCTCAAGCCCCCAGACCGGATGGAACAATGAGTGA
- a CDS encoding penicillin-binding protein 1A, with amino-acid sequence MKKRSRGVRVVIVLLAGLLSAITLAVCLVAGVYLYFGPQLPDAGDIGQAQFNEPLRVYTADHKLIGEYGTERRKPVTYDQIPRQQVNAFVAAEDDRFWQHPGIDYQGMMRAVIHLITTGRKTQGGSTITMQLARNLYLSDAKTYTRKIKEMILALRLESKLTKKQIMELYLNKIYLGERAYGIGAAAQVYYNKPLDKLNLSQQAMLAGLPKAPSAFNPIANPKRAKERRDYVLRRMHALGFIDDAAWKRARNAPVTAGEGSGEKNPMRYEARYVAEMVRQDMVARYGDKAYTGGYSVTTTIRSKRQQAADHALRKDLLAYDARHAWHGPEKTLDSSTVDDPKALQDALDNMVTRGGLIPAVVLSTDGQRIRLITDQYGKISIGADQIPWLHGHKAASTLVKKGDVVRLAYTGSKDKDKQWTLAEIPNVQGALVAMNPHTGGVEALVGGFDFGLSKFNRAVQARRQPGSSFKPFLYSAALANGFTAATIVNDAPVVYQGSGVDDSWRPNNYSKTIHGPTRLREGLVHSLNLVSIRVLRRIGVGTAIDYISKFGLPADQMPHNLSLALGSATFSPLQMAGGFSVFANEGFRVKPHYISQITDGQGKVVFQAKPKVACDSVDHCPALDQTAGADDASRLAPRVIPADNAYIIGDMMRDVIRHGTGRGALKLGRKDLSGKTGTTNKQIDAWFSGFNANLVTVTWVGFDKLKPMGHAETGAHAALPMWTDFMGTVLAGKPEAIPPKPDDIETVQINPQTGQRALNGGGIPEIFRKGHAPTVEEARHSGKHDSSNEVQQLF; translated from the coding sequence ATGAAGAAAAGATCACGCGGCGTCCGCGTCGTCATAGTGCTGCTGGCCGGGCTGCTGTCGGCGATTACGCTGGCGGTTTGCCTGGTTGCCGGGGTCTATCTGTATTTTGGCCCGCAGCTGCCCGATGCCGGTGATATCGGCCAGGCCCAGTTCAACGAGCCGCTACGGGTCTATACCGCCGATCACAAACTGATTGGCGAATACGGCACCGAGCGCCGCAAGCCGGTGACCTACGACCAGATCCCCAGGCAGCAGGTGAATGCCTTCGTTGCCGCCGAGGACGACCGATTCTGGCAACACCCGGGGATCGACTATCAGGGCATGATGCGCGCGGTGATCCATCTGATCACGACCGGCCGCAAGACCCAGGGCGGTTCGACCATCACCATGCAGCTCGCCCGCAATCTGTATCTTTCCGATGCCAAGACCTACACCCGCAAGATCAAGGAGATGATTCTGGCGTTGCGGCTTGAGTCGAAGCTGACCAAAAAGCAGATCATGGAGTTGTATCTCAACAAGATCTATCTCGGTGAGCGCGCTTACGGCATTGGCGCGGCGGCACAGGTTTACTACAACAAGCCGCTGGACAAGCTCAATCTGTCGCAGCAGGCCATGCTGGCCGGTCTGCCGAAAGCGCCCTCGGCGTTCAACCCGATTGCCAATCCCAAGCGCGCCAAGGAGCGCCGCGATTATGTCTTGCGGCGTATGCACGCCCTCGGTTTCATCGATGACGCGGCCTGGAAGCGGGCCCGGAATGCACCGGTCACCGCTGGCGAAGGCAGCGGCGAGAAGAACCCGATGCGCTACGAGGCGCGCTACGTGGCCGAGATGGTGCGCCAGGACATGGTGGCGCGCTACGGCGACAAGGCCTACACCGGCGGCTACAGCGTAACCACGACCATCCGCAGCAAGCGCCAGCAGGCGGCCGACCACGCCTTGCGCAAGGATCTGCTGGCCTACGATGCGCGTCATGCCTGGCACGGCCCGGAAAAGACGCTGGATTCTTCCACCGTGGATGATCCGAAAGCGCTGCAGGATGCGCTCGACAACATGGTCACGCGCGGCGGGCTGATTCCGGCGGTGGTCCTGTCCACCGACGGCCAGCGGATCCGCCTGATCACCGATCAGTACGGCAAGATCAGCATCGGTGCCGACCAGATTCCGTGGCTGCATGGGCACAAGGCCGCGAGTACGCTGGTCAAGAAAGGCGATGTGGTGCGCTTGGCGTATACCGGCTCGAAGGATAAGGACAAGCAGTGGACGCTGGCCGAGATTCCCAACGTCCAGGGCGCCCTGGTGGCGATGAACCCGCACACCGGTGGCGTCGAGGCGCTGGTCGGTGGCTTCGACTTCGGGCTGTCGAAATTCAATCGCGCCGTGCAGGCGCGGCGCCAGCCGGGCTCGTCGTTCAAGCCGTTCCTGTATTCCGCCGCCCTGGCCAACGGTTTCACCGCGGCGACAATCGTCAACGATGCGCCCGTGGTGTATCAGGGCTCGGGGGTCGATGACTCGTGGCGCCCGAACAACTACTCCAAGACGATTCACGGGCCCACGCGGCTCCGCGAAGGCCTGGTGCATTCGCTGAACCTGGTCTCGATCCGGGTGCTGCGCCGCATCGGCGTGGGTACGGCCATCGACTACATCAGCAAGTTCGGCCTGCCGGCCGATCAGATGCCGCACAACCTGTCGCTCGCGCTCGGCAGTGCGACCTTCTCGCCGCTGCAGATGGCCGGCGGTTTCTCGGTGTTCGCCAACGAGGGCTTCCGGGTCAAGCCGCACTACATCAGCCAAATCACCGACGGGCAGGGCAAGGTTGTGTTCCAGGCCAAGCCGAAGGTCGCCTGCGATAGTGTCGACCATTGCCCGGCGCTGGATCAGACCGCCGGCGCCGATGACGCATCGCGGCTGGCGCCGCGGGTCATCCCGGCCGACAACGCCTATATCATCGGCGACATGATGCGGGACGTGATCCGGCACGGCACCGGTCGCGGCGCGCTCAAGCTCGGCCGCAAGGACCTCTCCGGCAAGACCGGCACCACCAACAAGCAGATCGATGCCTGGTTCTCGGGCTTCAACGCCAATCTCGTGACCGTGACCTGGGTCGGCTTCGACAAGCTCAAGCCGATGGGTCATGCCGAAACCGGGGCGCACGCGGCCCTGCCGATGTGGACCGATTTCATGGGCACGGTGCTGGCGGGCAAGCCCGAGGCGATCCCGCCCAAGCCCGACGATATTGAAACCGTGCAGATCAATCCCCAGACCGGCCAGCGCGCACTCAACGGCGGCGGCATTCCGGAGATCTTCCGCAAGGGCCACGCACCAACGGTTGAGGAGGCCCGTCATTCGGGCAAGCACGATTCGAGCAACGAAGTTCAGCAGCTGTTCTGA